The Castanea sativa cultivar Marrone di Chiusa Pesio chromosome 11, ASM4071231v1 genome contains a region encoding:
- the LOC142615043 gene encoding putative disease resistance protein At3g14460 — protein sequence MAGSWAEGAIQALLERLSSAELIDLFQRQMVKDGLVEKLKTTLLSLDAVLNDAQEKHRNNPSVEEWLYGVTDTLYFIDDALDQISTEALLNKLAKGRVGNLRWEIESSMESVNEMIDLYAKQSNELGLIGRTQYDKKQFPTASSVDEAEVVFGRESDKEAIIDLFMGASDEPLSLIVIVAKDGIGKTTLARLVYDEDRVSKHFDLKDWAWVPAEGSVGKACSSIFKSFTLECSDLEKQRFLIVLDDVSSKSLDRYLEFPFRAAAKGSCIIVTTSDQAVESIMRTYTYYYRPPGTDTYRELLPRGPSPRFNTYDMNRLSDEECWSIFTKYAFGDENSSSYPELEDIGRQIVKVCGGLPLAVRTIGTLLRSKLQVEEWVAVLDRQKHFHFTNEMSGIGLALRLSYDNLPVHLKRCFAYCSIFPPGYELEKEKLVLLWMAEGLLPQPEENKRIEEVGDDCFNELLCRSFFQQSSGNKSHFVMHSLTDDLARAVSGRCCFRLEDDDSLGTPSTSVRYLTICTSDSLEPKTFEYIRKLKHLRTYLTLDYTSWDFHGYELGSNIFSRLSFLRVLSLSHYELTKLPASISDLKHLRYIDLSDTQIKSLPESVCFLPNLQTLILSNCYSLTELPQNMGRLINLRHLHISGTNLKEMPKKMSRLESLQTLSNFVVGKESGSTVTELREFLNLHGALCISKLQNVASAKHAAEANLVEKPHLDELVLEWGDDTVDLENDGDVLEQLVPHTNLKKLSISFYSGTRFPHWLGDFSFSNLFFLRLSSCKNCIDLPLLGQLPSLKVLIIESMNAVKKVGPEFCGMDKPFQSLETLTFDTMLEWEKWIALEVAGGEFPCLRELCIRRCPKLRGNLPKQLPSVVKVEISESQELLTALMTEASLHKRLLDYHDKILFMTGNKVTSFLKQMTVTTYEGAAESSDPMTEGAIESSLSIIATDSSLPMTQGATAEECSLPITEDTAATESSVPMTQGATAAESSLPMTQGTATVEYSLAMTQAATESSLPMTQGAAESSLPTTETPNIRNEADVPINTQSNQDSLQDLFSFKSLKVSEISQLRKLPMGLHSLKIEGCDALEFIPEQVMVCNPPIQHLYIISCCSLKFFSGGSPPTALKFLYIQNCKKLKFLPLAEKTHHYALLEHLCIGSSCDSLVFLPLDLFPKLKILSIWDCANLESFSMPGRIQKDLTSLEALEIRDCPNLLSFPKGGLLTPNLKSIWFSNCKNLKELPDQLHTLSSLRSMFINNCPELLSFPEGGLPSNLSLLCITFCDKMMLGMEWGLHRLEYLSRLEIEGACKNVVSFPEAKLLPRNLNSLRISGLLNLKYLNYRGLQHLTALKILEISCCSKLQSLPEEGLPASLSFLCIKECSLLKPKLQDKTGKDWSKIAHISCIEIDEEVSPEEV from the coding sequence ATGGCTGGATCGTGGGCGGAAGGGGCAATTCAAGCGCTGTTGGAGAGATTGTCATCTGCAGAACTCATCGACTTGTTCCAAAGGCAAATGGTCAAAGATGGATTGGTGGAGAAGTTGAAGACAACATTGCTGTCTCTTGATGCTGTGCTCAATGATGCCCAGGAAAAGCACAGGAACAACCCAAGTGTGGAAGAATGGCTTTACGGTGTTACAGATACTTTGTATTTTATTGATGATGCATTGGATCAGATTTCCACTGAAGCGTTGCTAAATAAGTTGGCGAAAGGGCGGGTTGGGAACCTCAGATGGGAGATAGAGTCTAGCATGGAATCGGTCAATGAGATGATCGATTTATATGCCAAGCAAAGTAATGAACTGGGCTTGATCGGAAGAACACAGTACGACAAGAAACAGTTTCCAACAGCCTCATCTGTTGACGAAGCTGAAGTAGTGTTTGGTAGAGAATCTGACAAAGAAGCAATTATTGATCTCTTCATGGGTGCTAGTGATGAACCATTGTCTTTGATTGTGATAGTGGCAAAGGATGGCATAGGCAAAACCACTCTCGCTCGGCTCGTTTACGACGAAGACAGGGTGAGTAAACATTTTGACCTTAAGGATTGGGCTTGGGTTCCGGCAGAAGGTAGCGTGGGCAAGGCGTGCAGCTCAATTTTTAAGTCTTTTACTTTGGAGTGTTCTGATCTGGAGAAGCAGAGATTTCTAATTGTTTTGGATGATGTATCCAGTAAGAGTTTGGATCGCTACTTGGAATTTCCATTCCGAGCTGCTGCAAAGGGAAGTTGTATTATTGTAACTACATCCGATCAAGCTGTTGAGTCAATCATGCGCACTTACACTTATTATTATCGCCCTCCTGGTACTGACACTTACAGGGAGTTATTACCACGTGGACCATCTCCCCGTTTTAACACCTATGATATGAACCGATTATCGGATGAAGAATGTTGGTCGATATTCACAAAATATGCTTTTGGAGACGAAAATTCTAGTTCATATCCTGAACTAGAGGATATTGGCAGACAAATTGTGAAAGTGTGTGGCGGCCTGCCTTTAGCAGTAAGAACGATCGGGACTTTGTTGCGCTCTAAGCTACAGGTTGAGGAGTGGGTTGCTGTACTTGATCGCCAAAAGCATTTTCATTTCACAAATGAGATGAGTGGCATTGGCCTTGCGTTAAGACTAAGCTATGATAATCTCCCTGTGCATCTAAAGCGATGCTTTGCATATTGTTCAATATTTCCTCCGGGTTATGAACTTGAGAAAGAGAAGTTAGTCCTCTTATGGATGGCGGAAGGTCTTTTGCCACAGccagaagaaaataaaagaatcgAAGAGGTTGGTGATGACTGCTTTAATGAATTATTATGTAGGTCTTTTTTTCAACAATCAAGCGGCAATAAGTCACATTTTGTGATGCACAGTCTTACGGATGACTTGGCTAGAGCTGTGTCTGGGAGATGTTGCTTCAGATTGGAGGATGATGATTCCTTAGGTACTCCTTCTACTTCCGTCCGGTATTTGACAATTTGTACATCTGATTCCTTAGAGCCAAAGACATTTGAATACATTCGTAAACTCAAGCATTTAAGGACCTATTTAACACTTGATTATACATCGTGGGATTTTCATGGCTATGAACTAGGGAGTAATATCTTTTCCAGATTGTCGTTCTTGCGAGTGCTTTCTTTATCTCATTATGAATTGACTAAGCTACCAGCTTCAATCAGTGATTTGAAACACTTGCGGTACATAGATCTCTCTGACACACAAATTAAAAGCTTACCTGAATCAGTATGTTTTCTCCCCAATTTACAAACATTGATATTATCAAATTGTTATTCCCTCACTGAATTGCCACAAAACATGGGGAGGCTTATTAACCTGCGTCATCTTCATATTAGTGGAACAAACTTAAAAGAGATGCCAAAAAAGATGAGCAGATTAGAAAGTCTACAAACACTGTCTAACTTTGTTGTGGGCAAAGAAAGCGGCTCAACAGTTACAGAGTTGCGGGAATTTTTGAATCTTCATGGAGCACTTTGCATTTCCAAGTTACAAAATGTAGCCTCTGCTAAACATGCGGCTGAGGCCAACTTGGTAGAGAAGCCACATCTTGATGAACTAGTGTTGGAATGGGGTGACGATACTGTTGATCTAGAAAATGATGGAGATGTGCTTGAACAGCTAGTTCCTCATACAAATTTGAAGAAACTCAGCATTAGTTTTTACTCTGGTACAAGATTTCCACATTGGTTGGGGGATTTTTCATTCTCTAACCTATTTTTCCTACGTCTTAGTAGTTGCAAGAATTGTATAGACTTGCCACTACTTGGGCAGCTACCATCTCTTAAAGTCCTCATTATTGAATCAATGAATGCAGTAAAGAAGGTCGGTCCTGAATTCTGTGGGATGGATAAGCCATTTCAGTCTTTGGAAACTCTAACATTTGATACGATGCTGGAATGGGAGAAATGGATTGCCTTGGAAGTTGCAGGTGGAGAATTCCCTTGCCTGCGAGAGCTTTGTATACGGAGATGCCCCAAGCTGAGGGGGAACTTACCCAAGCAACTTCCTTCTGTAGTAAAAGTTGAGATTTCTGAATCTCAGGAGCTTCTGACTGCACTTATGACAGAGGCATCATTACACAAAAGGCTTTTAGATTATCATGATAAGATTTTGTTCATGACAGGCAATAAAGTTACCTCATTCTTGAAGCAAATGACTGTCACTACATATGAAGGTGCTGCAGAATCTTCAGATCCTATGACTGAAGGTGCTATAGAATCGTCATTGTCTATAATTGCCACGGATTCCTCATTGCCCATGACTCAAGGTGCCACAGCAGAAGAATGCTCATTGCCTATAACAGAAGATACTGCAGCCACAGAATCCTCAGTGCCAATGACTCAAGGTGCCACTGCTGCAGAATCCTCGTTGCCCATGACTCAAGGTACTGCGACGGTAGAGTACTCATTGGCCATGACTCAAGCTGCCACAGAATCCTCACTACCTATGACTCAAGGAGCTGCAGAATCCTCATTGCCCACGACTGAGACTCCAAACATTAGAAATGAAGCTGATGTTCCAATTAACACCCAGTCCAACCAAGATAGCCTGCAAGACCTCTTCTCCTTTAAAAGCTTGAAAGTTTCAGAAATATCACAACTGAGAAAATTGCCAATGGGACTACATAGCCTCAAAATTGAAGGATGTGATGCTCTAGAGTTCATACCTGAACAAGTGATGGTGTGCAATCCTCCTATCCAACATTTGTATATTATTAGTTGTTGTTCTCTCAAGTTCTTTTCTGGAGGTAGCCCACCCACTGCATTGAAATTTCTTTATATCCAGAACTGCAAGAAATTAAAGTTTCTCCCACTAGCAGAGAAGACACATCATTATGCACTTCTTGAACATTTGTGCATTGGGAGTAGCTGTGATTCCCTGGTATTCCTCCCATTAGACTTGTTTCCAAAGCTTAAAATACTTTCTATCTGGGATTGTGCAAATCTGGAATCCTTTTCAATGCCAGGGAGAATTCAGAAAGATCTCACATCTCTTGAGGCCTTGGAGATCAGGGATTGTCCTAACCTTCTATCTTTTCCAAAAGGAGGATTGCTTACCCCCAACCTGAAGTCCATTTGGTTCTCCAATTGCAAGAATCTCAAGGAACTGCCTGATCAATTGCACACTCTCAGTTCTCTCCGGTCAATGTTCATAAATAACTGCCCAGAACTTTTATCATTTCCTGAAGGGGGTTTGCCTTCCAACCTAAGTTTACTTTGTATCACTTTTTGTGACAAAATGATGCTCGGGATGGAGTGGGGCTTGCATAGGCTTGAGTATCTTAGTCGGCTGGAGATAGAAGGTGCATGTAAAAACGTGGTGTCATTTCCAGAGGCGAAGTTACTGCCCAGAAATCTCAATTCTCTACGCATCAGTGGACTTTTGAATCTCAAGTATCTCAACTACAGGGGGCTTCAACACCTTACTGCTCTTAAAATACTGGAGATCAGCTGCTGTAGCAAACTCCAATCCTTGCCAGAAGAAGGTCTTCCGGCTTCCCTGTCTTTTCTCTGCATCAAGGAGTGTTCTTTGCTGAAACCGAAACTCCAAGATAAGACAGGAAAAGATTGGTCCAAGATAGCTCATATTTCTTGCATAGAAATTGATGAGGAAGTGTCTCCTGAGGAAGTCTAG